The following is a genomic window from Chthoniobacterales bacterium.
TCCTTGTCAGCCGCGTGGTTCTCGACGAGGTGGACGATGCTTCCGACGCGCTCAAGCAATTGGAGAACACCAAGGAGCAGGGCGGCGAGCCGCCTGCGGACGAGGAGATCTCCGGGTAGGCCGGCGCCCAGCCCCGCGCCGCCATGTTCGTCGATCAAATCCGCATTTCCGCCAAAGCCGGCGACGGCGGCAACGGTTGCGCCAGCTTCCGGCGCGAGAAATTTGTCCCCAAGGGCGGTCCGGACGGCGGTGACGGCGGCGACGGGGGAAGCATCATTTTGCGCGCCGATCCCCAGGTGGACACGTTGGTGAATCTTTATTACGAGCCGGTCGTCCGCGCGAAGAACGGCGAGAACGGCAAGGGCAAACAGAAATACGGGAAGTCCGCGCCGGACAAAATCGTTCCCGTTCCCGTCGGCACGCTGGTTTACCGTCTGCCCGATGTCGCGCCGCACGATCCGCTGAAGTTTGAAGACGAGGAGCCGGCGCCGCGGCGCAAGAAGATCGACCCGGAAAATCTCGAACTGCTCGCGGACCTCGACACGGGCGGTGCCGAATTCCTGCTTTGCCAAGGCGGCCGCGGGGGAAGGGGCAACATCCATTTCAAAAGTTCGCGCAACCGCGCACCGCGGCAGTTCACCGAGGGCACCCCGGGCGAGGAAGGTTGGTTTTTCCTCGAATTGCGAATGATCGCCGACGCCGGACTCGTCGGTTATCCCAACGCCGGGAAATCCACGCTCCTCGGCTCCCTCTCCGCCGCGCATCCCAAGGTCGCCGCTTACCCGTTCACAACGCTTCATCCCATGGTCGGCGTGATGGACTTCCCGGGATTCCGTCGCGCCACGGTGGCCGATATCCCCGGGCT
Proteins encoded in this region:
- the obgE gene encoding GTPase ObgE, whose protein sequence is MFVDQIRISAKAGDGGNGCASFRREKFVPKGGPDGGDGGDGGSIILRADPQVDTLVNLYYEPVVRAKNGENGKGKQKYGKSAPDKIVPVPVGTLVYRLPDVAPHDPLKFEDEEPAPRRKKIDPENLELLADLDTGGAEFLLCQGGRGGRGNIHFKSSRNRAPRQFTEGTPGEEGWFFLELRMIADAGLVGYPNAGKSTLLGSLSAAHPKVAAYPFTTLHPMVGVMDFPGFRRATVADIPGLIEGAHRDVGLGHDFLRHIVRCRTLLLVVDAAGSEGRDPVEDAKKIREELRLYDPLLARRPWALVANKMDLPAAGENIPRLAQEFPGVPLITVSAQKHDNLGALREFLDAEVGHPG